A genomic segment from Clarias gariepinus isolate MV-2021 ecotype Netherlands chromosome 11, CGAR_prim_01v2, whole genome shotgun sequence encodes:
- the gal3st2 gene encoding galactose-3-O-sulfotransferase 2, producing MNRQLRHALRERNASVWRSVPPWSACVRAGFYRHLRLIWHALMFLTVLCVALQLLSVVRQSWNNKPSQTDHQLINPLSNEQQDAPPNMETVHSNQAARRFQWSVGKVKGPNKALEPTSKNLDTTSARRLASTSGRIPAPNQQARKADGPHDPRGDWVVAREVIKKSQVQNSSRRGTSDQNGTCQPKNHIVFLKTHKTASSTILNILYRYGDTRNLTFALPVHMHSQLYYPNYFMSHFVEGARSRRVTEFHIMCNHMRFRGTEVRKIMPQDSFYFSILRNPVSMMESLFTYYKAIPAFRNFRTLKDFLLDNGRSFNASLPSNHYARNILTFDFGFNNSALLDEAELDKRAVALISAVESEFHLILIVEYFDESMVLLRHALCWTLDDVVSFRLNSRSENSRKPLSAEMAEQVKKWSSLDWRLYQHFNASFWRRIDSLLGRDKLQEEVELLRARRAKLEKTCLLDGKAVDPSHIQDLSLKPFQYGEAVIQGYNIRPGLDNGTHQLCQKLIMPELQYTLALYVKQFPDIAAKITAVKNAAELKKKHTPVAKPIKTARSNGTGADVAEKRSLIDQRRTDSVRNNSSLLTGTHHHVQKANIPLLAKDNMAGKGNAKPS from the exons ATGAACCGGCAGCTGAGGCACGCGCTCCGGGAGAGAAACGCGTCTGTCTGGAGGTCCGTCCCGCCGTGGAGCGC GTGTGTAAGGGCAGGTTTTTACAGACACCTGCGTTTGATCTGGCATGCGTTGATGTTCCTGACCGTCCTGTGTGTGGCGCTGCAGTTACTGAGCGTTGTTCGTCAGTCTTG gaACAACAAGCCCAGCCAAACTGACCACCAGCTGATCAATCCTCTTTCCAACGAACAGCAAGATGCTCCGCCTAACATGGAGACCGTTCATTCAAACCAAGCGGCCCGGCGTTTCCAGTGGAGCGTTGGAAAAGTCAAGGGGCCGAATAAAGCTTTAGAACCTACGAGCAAAAATCTGGATACAACTTCAGCTCGACGTCTCGCTAGCACATCCGGTAGAATTCCAGCCCCAAATCAGCAAGCGAGGAAAGCAGATGGGCCGCATGACCCCAGAGGTGATTGGGTGGTTGCCCGGgaagtcataaaaaaatcacaagtcCAAAATTCGTCACGGAGGGGAACTAGTGATCAAAATGGCACGTGTCAACCTAAGAACCATATTGTCTTCCTGAAAACGCACAAGACGGCCAGCAGCACCATCCTCAACATCCTGTATCGCTATGGTGACACACGCAACTTGACGTTCGCGCTGCCAGTGCACATGCACAGCCAGCTCTACTACCCGAACTACTTCATGTCACACTTTGTGGAGGGCGCGAGGTCTCGCCGAGTGACCGAATTCCACATCATGTGCAACCACATGCGCTTCCGAGGCACTGAG GTGAGGAAGATCATGCCCCAggactctttttatttctccatCCTGCGCAATCCAGTGTCCATGATGGAGTCCCTCTTCACGTACTACAAAGCGATCCCAGCGTTCCGCAACTTCAGGACCCTCAAGGACTTTCTGCTCGACAATGGACGTTCTTTCAATGCTTCCTTGCCTAGTAATCATTATGCGCGTAACATCCTGACCTTTGACTTTGGCTTTAACAACTCCGCTCTGTTGGATGAAGCTGAACTGGATAAACGAGCCGTGGCTCTAATTTCCGCTGTGGAAAGCGAATTCCATCTAATACTGATTGTGGAGTATTTTGACGAGTCAATGGTGTTGCTTAGACACGCGCTCTGCTGGACACTGGATGATGTCGTGTCCTTTCGTTTGAACAGCCGAAGCGAGAATTCGCGCAAACCGCTGAGTGCGGAAATGGCTGAGCAGGTGAAGAAGTGGAGCTCGTTGGATTGGCGGCTGTACCAGCACTTCAACGCTAGCTTCTGGAGGCGGATAGATTCGTTGCTAGGGCGCGATAAGCTCCAAGAGGAGGTGGAGCTTCTTAGAGCTAGAAGGGCAAAACTGGAGAAAACCTGCCTTTTAGATGGCAAGGCTGTGGATCCAAGTCACATACAGGATTTGTCATTAAAACCTTTCCAGTATGGCGAAGCAGTTATCCAGGGATATAACATCCGCCCAGGATTGGACAACGGAACGCACCAACTTTGTCAGAAGCTCATCATGCCTGAGCTTCAGTATACCTTAGCGCTCTATGTTAAACAGTTCCCTGATATCGCTGCTAAAATCACAGCTGTGAAAAATGCagcagaactgaaaaaaaagcacacgcccgttgcaaaacccatcaaaacTGCGAGGAGTAATGGCACCGGCGCAGATGTTGCTGAGAAGCGCAGCTTGATCGATCAAAGGAGGACAGATTCTGTTAGAAACAACAGCAGCTTACTAACCGGCACTCATCATCATGTGCAAAAAGCTAATATTCCTTTATTAGCGAAAGACAATATGGCTGGTAAGGGTAATGCTAAACCCAGCTAA